Proteins co-encoded in one Astyanax mexicanus isolate ESR-SI-001 chromosome 1, AstMex3_surface, whole genome shotgun sequence genomic window:
- the pan3 gene encoding PAN2-PAN3 deadenylation complex subunit PAN3 isoform X2, with protein MNSGLPPSAAPLGGVGIPGVKVKFCRYYAKDKTCFYGDECQFVHEDPTLASMPVHGGGSAAGGGGAAGGGGGGGSPVPFSMAGGGGTAAGYPLGGGAVVAAAACAGTAPTSVPKKSDALGPAGAALDGQLLTIPGMDSGALSDANLTNSYFSSSFIGVNGFGSPAESKYSMMQRMTSSSSSPSLLNDGAKNYSHSTHDPVNSPTSSLFSDFGGLSLSQRRKAPNPTATEFIPKGAPRMGSMSQAAVATFPSPLFPHPGLSSSTAAGLAPGMSLSAGSSPLHSPKITPHTSPAPRRRSHTPNPNPANYMVPTTVSDQAGGAHIIQKETVGGTTYFYTDNTPAPMAGMVFPTYHIYPQTAPHVAYMQPKANAPSFFMADELRQELINRHLITMAQIDQSENTGVPSEVDSYHSLFPLEPLPPPNRLQKTSNFSYITSCYKAVNSKDDLPYCLRRIHGFRLVNTKCMMLVDMWKKIQHSNAVTLREVFTTKAFGDHSLVFSYDFHAGAETMYSRHFNDPTADSYFTKRKWGQHEPPPPRQHAGLLPESLIWAYIVQLSSALRTIHTAGLACRVMDPSKILITGKTRLRVNCVGVFDVLTFDNSQTNHLALMPQYQQADLISLGKVVLALACNSLAGIQRENLQKAMELVSINYSSDLKNLILYLLSDQSRLRSVNDIMPMIGARFYTQLDASQMRNDVIEEDLAKEVQNGRLFRLLAKLGTINERPEFQKDPTWSETGDRYLLKLFRDHLFHQVTEAGTPWIDLSHIVSCLNKLDAGVPEKISLVSRDEKSVLVVTYSDLKRCFDSTFQELLAAANAPL; from the exons ATGAACAGCGGACTCCCACCCTCAGCCGCTCCGCTCGGGGGGGTGGGGATACCAGGCGTGAAGGTGAAGTTTTGCCGCTACTACGCGAAAGACAAGACTTGCTTTTATGGAGACGAGTGTCAGTTCGTGCATGAGGACCCGACTCTGGCCAGCATGCCTGTGCACGGCGgcggcagtgctgctggtggAGGAGGCGCCgctggaggaggtggtggtggaggcaGCCCTGTGCCTTTCTCCATGGCGGGAGGCGGCGGGACGGCAGCTGGGTATCCGCTTGGGGGCGGCGCGGTGGTAGCAGCGGCGGCCTGTGCGGGCACTGCTCCCACAAGTGTCCCCAAAAAGAGCGATGCCCTCGGGCCAGCTGGGGCAGCTCTGGACGGGCAACTTCTAACCA TCCCTGGGATGGACAGTGGGGCACTGAGTGATGCAAATCTGACCAACTCCTATTTCAGCAGCAGCTTTATTGGGGTCAATGGGTTTGGGAGCCCAGCAGAGTCCAAATATTCAATGATGCAG AGAatgaccagcagcagcagctccccgAGCCTTCTTAATGACGGTGCCAAGAACTACAGCCACAGCACTCATG ATCCAGTAAATTCCCCCACTTCCTCCCTATTTAGTGACTTCGGTGGTTTGAGCTTATCACAAAGGAGAAAG GCTCCTAATCCAACAGCCACGGAGTTCATCCCTAAAGGAGCACCTCGCATGGGCAGTATGTCTCAGGCGGCTGTGGCCACGTTTCCCTCGCCCCTCTTTCCTCACCCTGGTTTGAGCAGCTCCACAGCAGCTGGCCTTGCTCCCG GTATGTCACTGTCTGCTGGATCATCTCCTCTTCACTCCCCCAAAATTACACCCCACACCTCCCCGGCTCCTCGACGCCGCAGCCATACCCCTAACCCAAATCCGGCCAATTACATGGTGCCCACCACTGTATCCGACCAAGCGGGTGGTGCCCACATCATCCAAAAGGAGACTGTGGGTGGGACCACCTACTTCTACACTGATAACACCCCTGCTCCAATGGCTGGAATG GTGTTTCCAACATACCACATATATCCACAAACAGCACCTCACGTTGCATACATGCAGCCCAAAGCCAATGCTCCATCCTTCTTTATGGCCGACGAGCTACGACAG gagTTGATAAACAGGCATCTGATAACAATGGCCCAAATTGATCAGTCAGAGAACACGG GCGTTCCATCTGAGGTGGACAGCTACCATAGCCTCTTTCCACTGGAGCCCCTCCCTCCTCCCAACCGCCTACAGAAAACCAGCAACTTCAGTTATATCACTTCATGTTATAAGGCGGTCAACAGTAAAGATGACTTGCCTTACTGTCTCAGGAGGATACATG GCTTCAGGCTGGTGAATACCAAGTGTATGATGCTGGTAGACATGTGGAAGAAGATCCAGCACTCGAATGCGGTCACTCTCCGAGAAGTGTTTACCACGAAAGCATTCGGAGACCACT CTTTGGTGTTCTCTTACGATTTCCATGCTGGCGCTGAGACCATGTACAGCAGGCACTTCAACGACCCAACAGCTGACTCTTACTTTACCAAGAGAAAGTGGG GTCAACACGAGCCCCCTCCTCCGCGGCAGCACGCAGGCCTGTTGCCCGAGTCACTGATCTGGGCCTACATCGTCCAGCTGAGCTCAGCGCTACGAACCATCCATACAGCAGGTCTGGCCTGCAGGGTTATGGACCCCAGCAAGATCCTAATCACTGGAAAGACCcg gtTACGGGTGAACTGTGTAGGAGTGTTTGATGTCTTAACGTTTGACAACAGTCAGACCAACCACCTGGCACTTATGCCCCAGTACCAG CAAGCGGATCTGATCTCCCTGGGGAAGGTGGTGTTGGCCCTGGCCTGCAACTCTCTGGCTGGCATTCAGAGAGAGAACCTACAGAAAGCCATGGAGCTGGTGTCCATCAACTACTCATCTGACCTCAAAAATCTCATCct ATATCTGCTTTCGGATCAGAGTCGACTGCGTAGCGTCAATGACATCATGCCCATGATCGGAGCCCGcttttacacacagctggacgCATCCCAGATGAGGAATGATGTTATTGAGGAAGACCTGGCCAAG GAAGTGCAGAATGGGCGCTTGTTCCGCCTGTTGGCCAAATTGGGAACTATCAATGAGCGGCCAGA ATTCCAGAAAGACCCCACATGGTCAGAAACAGGAGATCGTTACCTGCTGAAGCTCTTCAGAGATCATCTCTTCCATCAAGTGACCGAGGCTGGCACGCCCTGGATCGACTTGAGCCACATTGTGTCTTGTCTGAATAAG CTGGATGCGGGAGTTCCGGAGAAGATCAGCCTGGTGTCTCGGGATGAGAAGAGCGTGCTGGTAGTGACCTACTCAGACCTGAAACGCTGCTTCGACAGCACCTTCCAGGAACTTCTGGCTGCTGCCAATGCCCCCCTGTAG
- the pan3 gene encoding PAN2-PAN3 deadenylation complex subunit PAN3 isoform X1: MNSGLPPSAAPLGGVGIPGVKVKFCRYYAKDKTCFYGDECQFVHEDPTLASMPVHGGGSAAGGGGAAGGGGGGGSPVPFSMAGGGGTAAGYPLGGGAVVAAAACAGTAPTSVPKKSDALGPAGAALDGQLLTIPGMDSGALSDANLTNSYFSSSFIGVNGFGSPAESKYSMMQRMTSSSSSPSLLNDGAKNYSHSTHDPVNSPTSSLFSDFGGLSLSQRRKQAPNPTATEFIPKGAPRMGSMSQAAVATFPSPLFPHPGLSSSTAAGLAPGMSLSAGSSPLHSPKITPHTSPAPRRRSHTPNPNPANYMVPTTVSDQAGGAHIIQKETVGGTTYFYTDNTPAPMAGMVFPTYHIYPQTAPHVAYMQPKANAPSFFMADELRQELINRHLITMAQIDQSENTGVPSEVDSYHSLFPLEPLPPPNRLQKTSNFSYITSCYKAVNSKDDLPYCLRRIHGFRLVNTKCMMLVDMWKKIQHSNAVTLREVFTTKAFGDHSLVFSYDFHAGAETMYSRHFNDPTADSYFTKRKWGQHEPPPPRQHAGLLPESLIWAYIVQLSSALRTIHTAGLACRVMDPSKILITGKTRLRVNCVGVFDVLTFDNSQTNHLALMPQYQQADLISLGKVVLALACNSLAGIQRENLQKAMELVSINYSSDLKNLILYLLSDQSRLRSVNDIMPMIGARFYTQLDASQMRNDVIEEDLAKEVQNGRLFRLLAKLGTINERPEFQKDPTWSETGDRYLLKLFRDHLFHQVTEAGTPWIDLSHIVSCLNKLDAGVPEKISLVSRDEKSVLVVTYSDLKRCFDSTFQELLAAANAPL; encoded by the exons ATGAACAGCGGACTCCCACCCTCAGCCGCTCCGCTCGGGGGGGTGGGGATACCAGGCGTGAAGGTGAAGTTTTGCCGCTACTACGCGAAAGACAAGACTTGCTTTTATGGAGACGAGTGTCAGTTCGTGCATGAGGACCCGACTCTGGCCAGCATGCCTGTGCACGGCGgcggcagtgctgctggtggAGGAGGCGCCgctggaggaggtggtggtggaggcaGCCCTGTGCCTTTCTCCATGGCGGGAGGCGGCGGGACGGCAGCTGGGTATCCGCTTGGGGGCGGCGCGGTGGTAGCAGCGGCGGCCTGTGCGGGCACTGCTCCCACAAGTGTCCCCAAAAAGAGCGATGCCCTCGGGCCAGCTGGGGCAGCTCTGGACGGGCAACTTCTAACCA TCCCTGGGATGGACAGTGGGGCACTGAGTGATGCAAATCTGACCAACTCCTATTTCAGCAGCAGCTTTATTGGGGTCAATGGGTTTGGGAGCCCAGCAGAGTCCAAATATTCAATGATGCAG AGAatgaccagcagcagcagctccccgAGCCTTCTTAATGACGGTGCCAAGAACTACAGCCACAGCACTCATG ATCCAGTAAATTCCCCCACTTCCTCCCTATTTAGTGACTTCGGTGGTTTGAGCTTATCACAAAGGAGAAAG CAGGCTCCTAATCCAACAGCCACGGAGTTCATCCCTAAAGGAGCACCTCGCATGGGCAGTATGTCTCAGGCGGCTGTGGCCACGTTTCCCTCGCCCCTCTTTCCTCACCCTGGTTTGAGCAGCTCCACAGCAGCTGGCCTTGCTCCCG GTATGTCACTGTCTGCTGGATCATCTCCTCTTCACTCCCCCAAAATTACACCCCACACCTCCCCGGCTCCTCGACGCCGCAGCCATACCCCTAACCCAAATCCGGCCAATTACATGGTGCCCACCACTGTATCCGACCAAGCGGGTGGTGCCCACATCATCCAAAAGGAGACTGTGGGTGGGACCACCTACTTCTACACTGATAACACCCCTGCTCCAATGGCTGGAATG GTGTTTCCAACATACCACATATATCCACAAACAGCACCTCACGTTGCATACATGCAGCCCAAAGCCAATGCTCCATCCTTCTTTATGGCCGACGAGCTACGACAG gagTTGATAAACAGGCATCTGATAACAATGGCCCAAATTGATCAGTCAGAGAACACGG GCGTTCCATCTGAGGTGGACAGCTACCATAGCCTCTTTCCACTGGAGCCCCTCCCTCCTCCCAACCGCCTACAGAAAACCAGCAACTTCAGTTATATCACTTCATGTTATAAGGCGGTCAACAGTAAAGATGACTTGCCTTACTGTCTCAGGAGGATACATG GCTTCAGGCTGGTGAATACCAAGTGTATGATGCTGGTAGACATGTGGAAGAAGATCCAGCACTCGAATGCGGTCACTCTCCGAGAAGTGTTTACCACGAAAGCATTCGGAGACCACT CTTTGGTGTTCTCTTACGATTTCCATGCTGGCGCTGAGACCATGTACAGCAGGCACTTCAACGACCCAACAGCTGACTCTTACTTTACCAAGAGAAAGTGGG GTCAACACGAGCCCCCTCCTCCGCGGCAGCACGCAGGCCTGTTGCCCGAGTCACTGATCTGGGCCTACATCGTCCAGCTGAGCTCAGCGCTACGAACCATCCATACAGCAGGTCTGGCCTGCAGGGTTATGGACCCCAGCAAGATCCTAATCACTGGAAAGACCcg gtTACGGGTGAACTGTGTAGGAGTGTTTGATGTCTTAACGTTTGACAACAGTCAGACCAACCACCTGGCACTTATGCCCCAGTACCAG CAAGCGGATCTGATCTCCCTGGGGAAGGTGGTGTTGGCCCTGGCCTGCAACTCTCTGGCTGGCATTCAGAGAGAGAACCTACAGAAAGCCATGGAGCTGGTGTCCATCAACTACTCATCTGACCTCAAAAATCTCATCct ATATCTGCTTTCGGATCAGAGTCGACTGCGTAGCGTCAATGACATCATGCCCATGATCGGAGCCCGcttttacacacagctggacgCATCCCAGATGAGGAATGATGTTATTGAGGAAGACCTGGCCAAG GAAGTGCAGAATGGGCGCTTGTTCCGCCTGTTGGCCAAATTGGGAACTATCAATGAGCGGCCAGA ATTCCAGAAAGACCCCACATGGTCAGAAACAGGAGATCGTTACCTGCTGAAGCTCTTCAGAGATCATCTCTTCCATCAAGTGACCGAGGCTGGCACGCCCTGGATCGACTTGAGCCACATTGTGTCTTGTCTGAATAAG CTGGATGCGGGAGTTCCGGAGAAGATCAGCCTGGTGTCTCGGGATGAGAAGAGCGTGCTGGTAGTGACCTACTCAGACCTGAAACGCTGCTTCGACAGCACCTTCCAGGAACTTCTGGCTGCTGCCAATGCCCCCCTGTAG